GTCATTTGCGCTGGTCAGTAGACGATCTGCAAATGTTACCACTTCGTTCTGCGGCCTTAGTCCGCGTCGCCACGCTTCCGAGACTTCAGAAACCTGACTGACAACAACTCGTCCATCCGGCAATGTTTCAACAGTGAAGTCGGCAATGCCATGGTCAGCGATCAGGCCGCATTTCAGATGCTCAATAAACAGCTGCACCTGACGTATCGAAATAGCGTATGCCGCACCGGAATTCACTCGCCCTCGTTTTTCGAAGGACGCACGTCCGTTGATGCCGATCCAGTTTCCCCTGATATCGAATAATGGCCCTCCGGAATTTCCGGGATTGATGGAAGCATCAATCTGAATGCAATCGGTGTATTCGAGAAACGTTCCGGCGGGATACTGATATCGATGGATGCCACTCACGATGCCATAGGTAACTGTTGGAGTGAAGTCGTCGGCAAGAAGAAACGGGTTTCCCAGTGCGACCACTTCGTCACCAATTTGAACCTGATCGCTGTTTCCCTGAATCGCAGCGGGGAAGTCATCTCTGCCTGTCAGCTTGATCAACGCTATATCCCCTGTTGGGTCGATCCCGACAATCACTGCATCGTACAGCTTGCCATCGTTGAGTCCGCACTTCATGAACGGACCTGCTCCGTCCGTAACGTGAAAATTACTGATGGCAAAACCATCGGATGAAATCAGCACGCCTGATCCACCCCCCTGACCATCCGGAGACATTACACAGACGACGGAAGGGCTGATGCGTTCGAGCATCGCGATGCGATCTGCCTCTCGCTGGCGGACCAGCTGAGCAGACACCGGCCAATTGAAGCAAATGATTATGAACGCCAGTGCGCAGGCGGCTGCAGAATTTGAACGTGAATGCATCACTTACCTTCCGTGGCAAGAATCAGTTTCGCGTCCGCAAGATCCACCCAGTCGCAACTGCTGTCGCTGTCACCGTAGTCGACCAGAATAACGAGAGTGGTCATATTGCTGACTGGAAGGCTTACTGAGACAGGTTCGTCACTGGTTATCATCTGCTTTTCGAACAGGACCTTGCCGTCCGCTGAAATCTTCAACAACACCTGGCTGATCTGGTTGAATGCGACTTCATCGTCGACACCTACTGTCGCTTCAAACGATTGGTATTTCTGATCCAGTGCGTAGCTGACAGTTGTCCGGGAATGCAGGCAGAGACCTTTGTCGAAACGTCGTCCTCGCAGACGTATTTTCCGACGAGGATCGAGCGTCGAATCTCGCCGCAAACCATAAAGCTTTTCTGCTGTCGCGTCATCAATGAGTCCGGCGAACAGCTCGCCATCCGGATCAATTCCATCGAATTGAACCTGCAGTGGATCCAAATCCGAGAGGTATTGAATTCGCCCGGTACTAAAATCTATCCGTGCGACCTGATCTGCATCGAATGAAAGTCGCTGCCCCCACGATGTCATCACATGAAATGCTTTTTCAGAATATCGAACTTCCGAAACACCGACCCGCTGCTTGTTGCCTGCGTAAAGCACCGCGGAGCCATTGAGGCCTGTATCCTTCGCTTTCGCAAAGACAATGCCAAACACCCGTTCCCGGGGAACCGGAATGGTATCACCATCGAGCAGAAATGAGACGTTGTCCTCGCTGATCGATGCAACTATGCCAGCCAGAAAGTCCAGGCCAGTGCCATCACGTTTTGGAATGATGAGCAAATCCTTTGGTCCATCACGCTTCAGAAACGCGGACCATTGTGCAGCGGTGGTGGCGTCCGTCGACTGAAACTGCACCGCTCTGACTGCTGATACCGGGATCTGGCAGCTTCCCAGAGTCGTCCCCACAAGTTCCACACTTTGCGGCGTTCGGATGACGCCGGAGCTGTGAAGGACACTGCCATCATGCAGCGACACCTCCATTGTTTCAGGTTGGCTGCTGGATTCGTCTGGATTCTGAGGACGGCTGAATTCCGGGAATTCCAGCATCATCACCGAGTCAACAGGGACTTCACGCGTATCGCCATCAGACTCCACAACCACGAATTGTTCCGTGATTCTTGTGAGTGAGCCGGGGTATGACTGGCCGTCGAGTTGTGTGACCTGTAGCCGAACCTCAGCTTCCGGAGTCGTTCTGAGAACGCTGCCTTCGGTGAATGCATGCGGGTTACTTAAAAGGGCAGCGATGGCAGTAGCAAGAATTCGATGGACAGTCATTGGGAGCTCACAGCAATACTATTTTCGTTCAGCAATTTTCTGAGTATAGCGACTGATCACGTCAAGGTAATTCGATGGGAACTGCTGACGAATGAGTTCACGTGCTTTCGTCTCTGATTGCTGATCCAGCATGCCCCAGGCTCCGTTCTCGGTCAGCTCCTTTCGATCAGCTTCCCCCTCGGCTGCGGATCCCTTGATCGTACTTTGTGCGGCCCCCTGGGTGCCGGCGTTCTGCTGATTGCTTCCATCGGCTCCTCCGCCTCCTCCATTCTGTTGCTGCTTTTGCATATCTTCCAGCAGCTTGTCCAGAAGTGAAATCACTCGGTCTTCCTGTTGCTGAACACGTTCGCCCGAGCGGCCGAGATCCAGACGACGCTGCACATCAGACATCACCCGAGCGACTTCCGGGAGACCACCTTCTTCCGCGGATTTCAATTCGTCACGCATCATTTCGGCAACAACCCGAAATCGAACGGGCACATCAAGAGTATTGTTCAGCAGCAGCGCGACGCTTGAAGCTGCATCGGAAAGCTTCAGCAACTTCTGCTGGCAAACGGCCCGGTAGAAGAATAATCCTGCAGGATCAATGGACGCATCCGGATTGAGGTCTTCAAGGATGAGCAGTGCTTCATCGTAAAGGCGGTGTTGAGTCAGACATCGGGCGTGAAAAAGCCGAACCGCATTCTGAAAAAACTCGTCCTTTCGAATGCCGTCGGCAAGCGGTAACTGGCCAGGCGTGCCGGAATTCCATTCTTCAGAGAGCCGCAGAGTTGCTGTGTCAGCCAGGGCGAACGACTGAATCACCCGATCCAGCAACTCATCTGCTGCAAGCAGTGCCTCATCCTTATCTGCCCACAAAGCGGTCACTTGTCTTGCCACCGAAGAGTCGATGTTGGCCATCGCAATCCAGCTCAGGACCTGTGTGCGGGCCTGATCGATCGCCATCGGTGCAAAAGCGCTGACATCTTCTGCCGCAGAAGGAGGTGTTGTTTGCCCCGCTGGCATGGTGGATTCATCCCAATTCAGTGCGGTGGGCGTGCCGGCGGCGATGTCATTCGCCGTTGAAATGGGTGGTCGTAAAAACAGCAGCATGAAAAGAAAGCTGATGGCGAACGCGGTTCGAGCGTTGCGTTTGTCGCCAGAGTCCGGGGCTGTTTCAGCACTGTGGTACCTGGGAAGTGGCTGATAGTTACGATTCATTGGTTTCGTTTCCCTTGGAAATCTCTTTCACAACTTCTCGCTTCCCACGAACGTAG
This genomic interval from Planctomycetaceae bacterium contains the following:
- a CDS encoding NPCBM/NEW2 domain-containing protein, producing the protein MTVHRILATAIAALLSNPHAFTEGSVLRTTPEAEVRLQVTQLDGQSYPGSLTRITEQFVVVESDGDTREVPVDSVMMLEFPEFSRPQNPDESSSQPETMEVSLHDGSVLHSSGVIRTPQSVELVGTTLGSCQIPVSAVRAVQFQSTDATTAAQWSAFLKRDGPKDLLIIPKRDGTGLDFLAGIVASISEDNVSFLLDGDTIPVPRERVFGIVFAKAKDTGLNGSAVLYAGNKQRVGVSEVRYSEKAFHVMTSWGQRLSFDADQVARIDFSTGRIQYLSDLDPLQVQFDGIDPDGELFAGLIDDATAEKLYGLRRDSTLDPRRKIRLRGRRFDKGLCLHSRTTVSYALDQKYQSFEATVGVDDEVAFNQISQVLLKISADGKVLFEKQMITSDEPVSVSLPVSNMTTLVILVDYGDSDSSCDWVDLADAKLILATEGK
- a CDS encoding trypsin-like peptidase domain-containing protein, yielding MHSRSNSAAACALAFIIICFNWPVSAQLVRQREADRIAMLERISPSVVCVMSPDGQGGGSGVLISSDGFAISNFHVTDGAGPFMKCGLNDGKLYDAVIVGIDPTGDIALIKLTGRDDFPAAIQGNSDQVQIGDEVVALGNPFLLADDFTPTVTYGIVSGIHRYQYPAGTFLEYTDCIQIDASINPGNSGGPLFDIRGNWIGINGRASFEKRGRVNSGAAYAISIRQVQLFIEHLKCGLIADHGIADFTVETLPDGRVVVSQVSEVSEAWRRGLRPQNEVVTFADRLLTSANDFQNILGIFPEGTRLPMTWRGRDGMHEATIRLRPLHAFDKAPPTRGKRRPSDPNDPESPPDHPEADGEPVVSVPDSLKAMFEDKDGYANYYFNRIRREAMLDKIRKARIPESHSGTWVLNGDTGSGPGARQFELVVGDAGAGF